A genomic region of Ochotona princeps isolate mOchPri1 chromosome 17, mOchPri1.hap1, whole genome shotgun sequence contains the following coding sequences:
- the SLC35B1 gene encoding solute carrier family 35 member B1 isoform X1 codes for MRPPVGDVRLELSPLPPLPVPAVSASPVGSSGRLMAASSSLVPDRLRLPLCFLGVFVCYFYYGILQEKITRGKYGEGAKQETFTFAFTLVFIQCVINAVFAKILIQFFDTARVDRTRSWLYAASSVSYLGAMVSSNSALQFVNYPTQVLGKSCKPIPVMLLGVTLLKKKYPLAKYLCVLLIVAGVALFMYKPRKGVGAEEHTVGYGELLLLLSLTLDGLTGVSQDHMRAHYQTGSNHMMLNINLWSTLLLGAGILFTGELWDFLRFAERFPSVLYNILLFGLSSALGQSFIFMTVVYFGPLTCSIITTTRKFFTILASVILFANPISTMQWVGTVLVFLGLGLDAKFGKGAKKTSH; via the exons ATGAGGCCGCCGGTCGGCGATGTCCGACTCGAGCTGTCGCCTCTGCCGCCGCTACCCGTCCCGGCTGTGAGCGCGTCTCCCGTGGGCTCCTCCGGGCGTCTCATGGCCGCCAGCAGCTCTCTGGTGCCCGACCGGCTGCgcctgcctctctgcttcctgggcgTCTTTGTCTGCTATTTCTACTACGGGATCCTGCAGGAGAAGAT AACAAGAGGAAAGTATGGGGAGGGAGCCAAGCAGGAGACGTTCACCTTTGCCTTCACTCTGGTGTTCATCCAGTGTGTGATCAATGCTGTGTTTGCCAAGATCT TGATCCAGTTTTTTGACACTGCCAGGGTGGATCGCACACGGAGCTGGCTGTATGCTGCCAGCTCCGTCTCCTATCTCGGTGCCATGGTCTCCAGCAACTCAGCTCTGCAGTTTGTCAACTACCCAACCCAG GTCCTTGGCAAATCCTGCAAGCCAATCCCAG TCATGCTCCTTGGGGTGACACTCTTGAAGAAGAAGTACCCGCTGGCCAAGTACTTGTGTGTGTTGCTCATTGTGGCCGGGGTGGCCCTGTTCATGTACAAACCCAGGAAAGGAGTTGGGGCAGAGGAGCACACCGTGGGCTACGGAGAGCTGCTGCTG CTGCTGTCTCTGACCCTGGATGGGCTGACGGGCGTTTCCCAGGACCACATGCGGGCTCATTATCAGACTGGCTCCAACCACATGATGCTGAACATCAACCTTTGGTCGACACTGCTGTTGGGAGCCG GAATCCTGTTCACCGGGGAGCTCTGGGACTTCCTGCGCTTCGCTGAGAGATTCCCCAGCGTCCTCTATAACATCCTGCTCTTCGGCCTGTCCAGTGCCCTGGGTCAG AGCTTCATCTTCATGACGGTTGTCTATTTTGGTCCCCTGACGTGCTCCATCATCACCACAACTCGGAAGTTCTTCACTATTTTGGCCTCTGTAATCCTCTTCGCCAACCCCATCAGCACCATGCAGTGGGTGGGCACTGTGCTCGTGTTCCTGG
- the SLC35B1 gene encoding solute carrier family 35 member B1 isoform X2, with translation MVSSNSALQFVNYPTQVLGKSCKPIPVMLLGVTLLKKKYPLAKYLCVLLIVAGVALFMYKPRKGVGAEEHTVGYGELLLLLSLTLDGLTGVSQDHMRAHYQTGSNHMMLNINLWSTLLLGAGILFTGELWDFLRFAERFPSVLYNILLFGLSSALGQSFIFMTVVYFGPLTCSIITTTRKFFTILASVILFANPISTMQWVGTVLVFLGLGLDAKFGKGAKKTSH, from the exons ATGGTCTCCAGCAACTCAGCTCTGCAGTTTGTCAACTACCCAACCCAG GTCCTTGGCAAATCCTGCAAGCCAATCCCAG TCATGCTCCTTGGGGTGACACTCTTGAAGAAGAAGTACCCGCTGGCCAAGTACTTGTGTGTGTTGCTCATTGTGGCCGGGGTGGCCCTGTTCATGTACAAACCCAGGAAAGGAGTTGGGGCAGAGGAGCACACCGTGGGCTACGGAGAGCTGCTGCTG CTGCTGTCTCTGACCCTGGATGGGCTGACGGGCGTTTCCCAGGACCACATGCGGGCTCATTATCAGACTGGCTCCAACCACATGATGCTGAACATCAACCTTTGGTCGACACTGCTGTTGGGAGCCG GAATCCTGTTCACCGGGGAGCTCTGGGACTTCCTGCGCTTCGCTGAGAGATTCCCCAGCGTCCTCTATAACATCCTGCTCTTCGGCCTGTCCAGTGCCCTGGGTCAG AGCTTCATCTTCATGACGGTTGTCTATTTTGGTCCCCTGACGTGCTCCATCATCACCACAACTCGGAAGTTCTTCACTATTTTGGCCTCTGTAATCCTCTTCGCCAACCCCATCAGCACCATGCAGTGGGTGGGCACTGTGCTCGTGTTCCTGG